In the genome of Candidatus Pristimantibacillus lignocellulolyticus, the window GACACACATATTTTGGAGGATATTATGGCTCAAATTAAAATTTTTTCCGGTTCATCTAACCGTCCACTAGCGCAAGCGATTTGTGATCAATTGCAAGTCCCAATGGGTCAAGCGAACATCTCGCGCCTACAAAGTGGAGAAATTCATGTATCTTACGAGGAGACTCTTCGTAACCACGATGTTTTTCTTGTACAAGCGTTATCACATCCTGTTAACGAATATCTAGTTGAATTACTTGTTATGATTGATGCCGCAAAACGTGCGTCTGCAAATTCAATCAACATCGTTATGCCTTATTACGGATATGCACGTCAAGAACGTAAGAGTCGTCCGCGTGAACCTATTTCTGCAAAAATGGTTGCTGACGTTATTACTACGGTTGGTGCGAATCGTATTATTACCGTTGATCTGCACGCTGATCCGATTCAAGGATTCTTCGATATCACAGTCGATCACCTCACGGCGCTAGATATTATTATTAAATATATACGCGAGAAAAATATCGTGAACCCTGTAGTCGTATCCCCAGATGCTGGGCGTGCTACTGTTGCAGAAAAACTAGCTGGTCTCATTGATTGTCCGTTTGCAATTATGATTAAAAACCGTCCTGCTCATAACAAATCTGAGATTACGCATATTATCGGAGAAGTTGAAGGTATGACGCCAATCATTATTGAGGACTTAATCGATACAGGTAGTACGATTGTAAACGTCGTTGAAGCTTTGAAGAAGAAAGGCGCTAACGATGCGTACATCTGTGCTACTCATGGTTTATTCTCTGAAAATGCAGTACAGAAACTAGATCACCCGAATATTGAAGAAATTATCATTACTGATACGATTCTGTTAGATGATAATATTCCTGATAAATTTGTTACACTATCTATTGCTCCACTTATTTCTTCAGCAATTAAAATTATTACTGAGGGTGGCTCGATAGCTACACTATTCAAATCTTAATAAATGAAACGAGCCGTCTAGGATCATAACTTGATCTTAAACGGCTCGTTTTTTTAGTTGATACATCACACTGTATTATGCAAGATTGAACCAATCTACCATCTAGCTCCATGAACTCATCAAGATGCTCACTAAGGAACAAATATTCTGTATCCCGCCTCCACCGATCGTTCCAGTCATTCCCTCTCTCCTTCTTGATTAATATTGTGTATACTAATCAATAAGAGTA includes:
- a CDS encoding ribose-phosphate pyrophosphokinase yields the protein MAQIKIFSGSSNRPLAQAICDQLQVPMGQANISRLQSGEIHVSYEETLRNHDVFLVQALSHPVNEYLVELLVMIDAAKRASANSINIVMPYYGYARQERKSRPREPISAKMVADVITTVGANRIITVDLHADPIQGFFDITVDHLTALDIIIKYIREKNIVNPVVVSPDAGRATVAEKLAGLIDCPFAIMIKNRPAHNKSEITHIIGEVEGMTPIIIEDLIDTGSTIVNVVEALKKKGANDAYICATHGLFSENAVQKLDHPNIEEIIITDTILLDDNIPDKFVTLSIAPLISSAIKIITEGGSIATLFKS